In Natrinema amylolyticum, the DNA window CGTCGTCTTTCCGCGTGACGGGAGCGAACGGCTCGCGGGCGCGGTCGTCGCGGCAGGGGCCGACGGCTACGTCCCCCGCTCGCAGGGAGTCGAGACGCTCATCGAACGACTCGACGAGTTACTCGCCGATCGATCGGTTCCCGGCGGCCGCTCTGCGGACGCGACCGCGATCGACGCTGCACCGCCGGCGTCTGCGGACGCCACCGCGGACCGCCTCGAGTCACTCATCGAACAGTCGCCGCTCGCGGTCATCGAGTGGACGCTCGAGTACGAGGTCCGAGACTGGAATCCGGCGGCGACCGAACTGTTCGGCTACACTGCAGAGGAGGCGATCGGCGAATCCGCCGTCGGACTGATCGTCCCCGAATCGGATCGCGACACCGTCCGCGAGTTGCGAGAACGGATCGCCGACGGCGAACTCGACAGCGGTTCGTTCTATCGGATCGACCCGAACGTCCGCGAGGACGGGACGACGGTCACCTGCGAGTGGTTGAACACGCCGCTGGTCGACGAGGAGGGCGAGGTCGTCAGCATCCTCTCGTTCGCACGGGACGTCACCGCCGAACGCAAGCGTGCGAACGCGCTCGAGGCGCTACAGCAGACGACGCGGGAGCTCCTTCGGGCCGAGTCGGCCGACGAGATCGCCGACATCGTGATGACGGCGACGGAGGACGTGATCGACCGAGCGCTCGGCGCGATCAGGTTCGCTGACGAGGACGGCGAGACGCTCGAGCTCGTCGGGGTAACGTCGTTGCTCGACGCGAACACTGACGATATCCCGTCGATCGGGCCGGACGACACCGTTCTCTGGGACGCCTACACCGACGGCGAGCCGATCGTCGTCGAGAACGCCGCGGCCGACTGGGTTCCGTACGAGATCGATGTCGACGTCGGGGACGCCGTCCTCCAGCCGCTCGGTGACCACGGCGTGTTAGCGGTCGCGTCGGTCGGAACGGACGAGTTCGACGACGCTGATATGCACCTGATCCGCGTCCTCGCGACGACCGCCGAAGCGGCGCTCGATCGAGCGGCACGCGAGCGCGAACTCGAGCGGACGAAGACCGTCGTCGAGACGGTCGGCGACTGCGTCTACCGACTCGACCGCGACGGCCGGTTCGTCACGGTCAACGATGGGATGAAAGACGAGACCGGCTACGATCGAGACGAACTCATCGGCGAGCACGTCTCGCGGGTTCTCACCGACGAGAGCGTCGAACGCGGACGACGACACGTCCGGGAACTCGCGGCCGACGACGAGCGACGGATCGCAACGTACGAAGTCACGCTAACCGGGGCCGACGGCGAACGGATCCCCGCCGAAGTCAGCACGTCGCTGCTGCGATCCGACGGCGACGTCGAGGGAACGGTCGGCATCGCCCGCGACATCGGCGATCGCAAGCGAATGGAGCGGAAACTGGTCGATCGGAAGGCGAAGATCGAAGGGCTCCACACCGTCGCCTCTCGGCTCGAGGGCTGTGAGAGTCGGGCGGCGATCTACGACGTGGCCGTCGAAGCGGCTGAAGACGTCCTCGACTTCGACGGCTGTTTCGTCGACGGGGTCAGCGGGGAGTCTCTCGTCACGGAAGCCGCGTCGTCCGACCTCGAGATCGATCGCGGAGAGCGACGCCCGATCGACAAGGGAATCGCCGGGCGGTCCTATCGGACGCAACGCCCGTACCGCGTCGACGAGATCGATTCGGACGACGGCATCACGCTCCCCATCGACGACTGCCGGTCGGTACTGAGCGTTCCGATCGGCGACCACGGCGTGTTTCAGGCCGTTTCGGCGGAGCCGAACGCCTTTACCGCGGCCGACGAGGAACTGACGGCACTGTTGCTGTCTCACGTCACCGACGCGCTCGATCGGATCGCGTTCGCGGAGCGACTGCGGGCCGAACGCGACCGGTTCGCGGCGCTGTTCGAGAACGTCCCCGACGCCGTCGTCAGCGTCACCGGGCTCGAGAAGGATCCGATCATCGAAGAAGTCAATCCGGCCTTCGAACGGATATTCGGCTCCGACGAGGTGGAACTCGTCGGAAAACCGGTCGATCAGATCATCGTGCCGCCGGACAGCCGGGCGAACGCCGAGACGCTCAACCGACGGGGGAGCTGCGGTGAGATCGGCGAGGCAGAGGTCAAACGGCAGACCGCAGACGGACTACGCGATTTCAGGCTGCGGGTCGTGCCGATCGAGACGGACGGCTCGTCGGACCGCGCCTTCGCCCTCTACACCGATATTACCGCCCAGAAGCAGCGACAGAAACGCCTCGAGATACTCAACCGCGTCCTGCGCCACGACCTGCGAAACGGGATGAACATCATCGACGGCTGTGCGGAGATGCTCGCAGACGTCGTCGACGATGCGAACGGCGAGTACGTCGAAACCATTCACGACCGAGCGACCGAACTCATCGGCCTCGCGGAGAAGACCCGAGCTGTCGAGCGCGTCCTCGACCGCGAGACGGTCGAGACCGGCCCCACCGACCTCTCCGAGGCAGTCGAGGGGGCGGTCGACCGCCTCGAGAGCGCCCACCCCGACGTCGAGGTCACCTGCTCGCTGCCGGACCGGGTCTTCGCTCGCGCCGACGAGTATCTCCAGACGGCCGTCTTTCAGGTACTCGAGAACGCCGTCGAACACAACGACCGATCGCGGCCGACCATCGACGTCGCGGTATCAGACCGGCCGGACGACCAGGTACTGTCGCTGTCGATCGCCGACGACGGCCCCGGCATCCCTCCGGAGGAGCAGGAACTGCTCGAGGGTGAGCGAGAGATCACGCAACTCCGCCACGCGAGCGGTCTCGGGCTCTGGCTGGTCAACTGGGTCGTCACTCAGGCCGGGGGTCGGCTCTCGTTCCGAGACAACGAGCCGCGGGGCACCGTGGTGACCCTCGAGATCCCCCGCGCCGACGCGGAGGCGATCGGGCCGGCGTCGGACGAACCGGCGACCGGCGATTAGTCCGCCTCAGCGGCCCCACTCGTAGAACCACCAGCTACCGCCCAAGAGCATGAGCCCCGCACCCAGCGCGGAAGTCGCGGGCTCGGGGAAGACGAACAACAGGAAGCCGACGACGATCAATACAGCTGGCTCGAGTTCGTTCCAATAGCTCGAGAACGACGGGAGTGCCATAGAGAATCGTCAGTGCCTCGCAGTAAAGTACGTCGCCCTGAACCCGCCGCGTGAGTGGCGGCCGGGCGAGCCGGGTTACCGGGTCAGCGGCTGGTTGAAGCTCCGCTCGCGCTCGATGATCGTCTCCCAGGTCAGCTCGCACTCGCAGGACACCTGCTCGAAGACCGACGGATCCTGTCGGAGGTCGAAGTCCTTGATCGCCTTCTGGACGCGGTCGTCGCACTCCTGACAGTTGTGCGGGCCGCGGTCGGACCCGTGGCCGACGGGGTCCGAGACGACGATGGCGTCGACGTCGGCCGTCTCCTCGAGAACGTGGGCGACCGACCAGAGCCACGGCGGGCGGTAGCCGTCCTCGAAGTAGAGGTCGTCGACCATGGTGTAGCGCTGGACGTTACAGGGGTTCATCGAGACGGTGTGACAGCCCGCGACATCGGCACAGCGCTCGACCGACGAGATCATATCGTCGACGGCTTCGGATTCCGTGAGGAAGGGCGGCTTCATCAGGAGATAGGCCTTGATACCGGCCTTCGCGTCGCTGCCGGCGTCGGCGTCTGCGGCGGCGGCTTCCGCGCAGGCGTCCTCGAAGTCAGCGAAGTCGAAGTACTTGTTCACGCAGTCGTGGCGCACCCGGTCGGTTGCCGTCTCGAGACCGATCGCGACGTCGGTGTCGAGTCCGTGGCCGGTGAAGTCGCCGATCTTCTCGCGGTCGACGAAATCGGGCAGGGACTCGACGACGATCCGGTCGCGGTCGGCGAAGGTGTCGGCGATCGCTCGACGGCTCTCCGCGCCGACCTCGCGCTCGTCGAGGAACGATCCGGAGGTGTAGATCTTGATGAGATCGGCGGGGTCGTCGGCGTTGTCCGCCTCGTGGGCCAGACAGACGTCGATCTGGTCCATCAGGGCGTCGTGGGAGACGGAGCCGCCGTCGACGCTCTCGGCGACGTAGCCGCACATCGTACAGCCGCCGGCGCGAGCCCACCGGCAGCCGCCGGTGTTCAAGATGATCGTCAGGCTCGTCTTGACGCCGTCGGGAGTGTTGTCCTCGTCGAGCCAGACGCGGGTCGGCTCGTGGGGATCGTAACTGGCCTCTTTTCGCGAGCGGATCTCCCGCATCGCCTGATTGTGGGCGTCCATGCCCTTGCCCTGCTCGTAGACCTCGGGCGTGGGTTTACTCATTAGGGGACGAAAGCGGCCCGGAGCGTAAAGCGCCTTCGTCTGTGACCGCCCCGAAGCCGTCGCTCAGTGTGGTGTCACAGGGAGTCGGATCTCACGCGGTAGAAACACCAGTCGCTCCGCTCCGATACGCACGTGCCGAAAAACGGAGTGTTCAGTCGCCTCGGAACGCAGGTCAGGCGTCGGTCTCGTTGTCGTCAGTCGTGACCTCGAGGTCGTCACCCTCGTCCGACTCGGTTATCTCGTCGTCCGACTCGTTCGCTTCGGTCATCTCGTCGTCCGACTCCATCGTCGCGTTCTCGCTACTGATGTCCTCGAGTTCGCTCGCGTCACCGAGCGTGAGCGTGTCACTGGTCGCGTTCTCGATGGTGATCGACGATGCGGAGAGGTTGGAGATGGTCTCACCGGAGCCGGCATCGCTCTCGGAGTCCATCTCGTCGGTTTCCGTCACGTTCGATTCCGTTTCGTCGTCCGAATCGGTGACCTCGAGATCGTCGCTTTCGTTCGTCGCGTCATCTTCTTCGTCGGTGATCTCGAGGTCCGTGCTCTCGTTTTCGGTCGCGTTTTCGTCGGCGTCCATGCCGGCGCTGTCATCCGCTTCCTCGACCGAGTCGACGCTCATCGATTCGATCGTGACCTCGTCGACGTCGAACTGTTCGATCGTGAGTTCCTCGATCTCCTGGGACTCGTTTTCGGTCTCGGTCGACTCGTTGTCTGCCATCTCAGTCGACTCGTTGTCCTCGTCGGTGATCTCGACCTCGTCACCGTCGTCCGTCTCGTTGTCCTGGCTCTCGGTGACCTCGAGGTCGTCGTCCTCGGCCGTCTCGTTGTCCGCTTCGTCAGTGATCTCGAGGTCGGCACTCTCGTTGTCGGCCGACTCGTTGTCGGCCATCTCGGAGTCACCAGCGTCCTCACCGGCGGTCAGCTCTTCGATGGTCAGCGTCTGGACGTCCATCGTCTCGACGGTCAGGTTGTGAATCGTGACCTCGCTGGCGTTCTCGTCGATCAGCGATTCGTTGTCGCTGGTACTCTCGTTGTCCGTCGCAGTGTCGTTCTCTCCGTCTTCGACCTCGATGTCGGTTTCCGTCTCATTTTCACCGTCGTCCGACTCGTTCATCTCCGCGCCGGGGGACTCCGTCCGCTCCACGTGGTCCGACGCGTTGTCTCCGCCGTCACGCTCGAGGTCCTCGAGCGAGACGCCCTCGAGCTCGAGCTCCTCGAGTTGGATGTCGGAGAGGGTCACTTCCTCGCTGCTCTCGTTGGACTCGGTGCTCTCGGTGTCAGTTTCGTTCTCCTCGGTGGCGTCGACACCGCTCTCGGTGTCCGTCGCGGACTCGTTGCCGTCGAGTTCGTCCTGGAGCGCCTGCACGTCCGCGTCGAACTCCTCGACGTTCAGCTCCTCGATCGTCGCGTTCTCGACGGTGACGTTATCGAGTTCGAGTGTGCTGACCTGTACGTTCTCGAGCGTTGCGCTCGATTCCGATTCGCCCATGTCTCCGGCGTCGTCGCCCGCGGCCCCTGTCGCACCGGCGAGGGCGGGACCCCCCGAGAGTGCGACCAGTAGCGCGACGAAGACGACGCCGATTTTCTGCGGTCGTGAAACCATGCGCTCTCGTCTACCCCCGGAACCGGGCTAAAACGATGTGACTGTTACAGAATTGCCTCGGAGAAAATCGGTGTTAGAACCGCGCAACGGTCTCTAATCTCCGATTCATCTATCCAGACCGATGACGATCACAGAAGTCAATGAAAATTCATTTCTGCGCTGGGTGATCGCCCGTCGCGGGAGGCGGCTATCGTGTTCGCGACCGCCGAGAGCACATCGTCGACCGAGACGGGATCGTTCCCCGCTCGCTCGCGATTCCGTCGGCTATCGGTGTCCGGACGGTCGACCTGCCACCGGTCGAAAACCGTCACGACTTACGTCCGACGGTCCAACCCTCGAGCAATGCGCGAGTCCTTCGAAGTCCGGGACACCGACGCCGGCGGCCGCATCGGGGAACTCACCGTGCCCCGCGCCGAGACGACCGTCGAAACCCCGGCCCTGCTGCCAGTTATCAATCCGAATCTCGATACGATCAGCCCTCGCCGACTCGCCGACGAGTTCGGTGCAGAGATCCTCATCACGAACTCCTATATCATTCACGGCGACGACGACCTCCGCGAGCGTGCGCTCGCGGACGGACTCCACGAACTGCTCGATTTCCCCGGTGCGATCATGACCGACTCCGGCTCGTTTCAGCTGTCGGAATACGGCTCTATCGACGTCACGACGGAGGAAATCCTCACCTTCCAGCGCGAGATCGGCTCCGATATCGCTACCCCTATCGACATTCCAACCCCGCCGGACGTCTCCCGCGAACGTGCCGAGTCGGATCTCGAGACCACCCAGGAACGACTCGCGGTCGCCGAGGCCGCCGATACGGGTGAGATGCTCGTCAGCGCGCCCGTTCAGGGATCGACCTATCCGGAACTCCGCGAGCGGGCCGGTCGTCACGCCGACGGCACCGACCTCGACGTCTTCCCGGTCGGCGCGGTCGTCCCGCTGATGAACGAGTACCGATACGACGACATGATCGACGTCGTCGCCGCGGCCAAGCGCGGACTGGGTGCCGACGCGCCCGTCCACCTCTTCGGTGCCGGCCACCCCATGATGTTCGCCCTCGCCGTCGCGATGGGCTGTGACCTGTTCGACTCCGCGGCCTACGCGCTGTACGCCCGCGACGACCGCTACCTGACGGTCCGGGGCACCCGTGCGCTCGACGACCTCGAGTACCTCCCCTGTTCCTGTGCCGTCTGTACCGACCACTCGCCGGACGAGCTTCGCGCCCTGCCCGACGGCGAGCGCGAGTCCGAACTCGCCGCCCACAACCTCCACGTCACCTTCGCCGAGATCCGCCGGATCAAGCAGGCGATCCGCGCGGGCGACCTGCTCGAACTCGTCGAACAACGCGCCCGCGCCCACCCGACGATGCTCGACGGCTACCGCACGCTGCTCGATCACGCCGCCCAACTCGAGCGGAGCGATCCCGTCTCGAAGGGCTCCTTCTTCTATACCTCCCACGAGAGCGCTCGCCGACCCGAAGTCGTTCGCCACCACCAGCGTCTCGAGCGGTTGTCCGTCCCGGACTCCCTGCTTCTCACGGAGGGGAACGCTCCGCGGAGCGACGAGTTCGACGACTCCTGGCGAATCGAACCGCCGTTCGGTCCCTTCCCGCGAGCGCTCTCGAAAAGTTACCCGCTCACCGCGGAAGTCCCCGAACGGACCGATCGGGCCGCCCGCGAGGCCGCGGCCGACGGCGTGGCTCGCCTCGTCGCGACGAACCCCGACACGGCGTTTACCCTCGCTCACGAGGGGTGGCCGGTGGCCGTCCTCGAGCGCGTCCCCGACGACGTCGCGCTCGTGAATCTCACCGCGAACTGATCGGACCCGTCGCTCTCTCGCTCTCGTGTCGAAACGTCAAAAATCGTCCCGTGAGCGATCGGGGACGCAGCGAGGCCGTCGTTACGCGTCGGTCCGGGTCGCCTGCTCGAGGCCGGCCGAAATCGCCTCGGCGACCGGCGAGCCGTCGACCGAGATCGAGACGCCGTCGGTACAGTCCACCGCGACCGCGTGGCCGTCGTACGTGAACTCGAGTCGACCGCTGCGGGGGCCGCCGCTCCGGGTCGGCGCGAAGAGGGCGTCCAGCGCGTCCGGATCGATCCACTCGTAGAGGGGCGGGAGTTCAGTCGGGTCCGCGTCCCCGTGTGTCGCGACCGCAGTAACGACGGCAACGCTCACCGATTCGTGGACACCGTCGCCGAACGACCCGCTGAATGAACTATTCACGACGTACTCCAACGCTCGGGTATATAAAAGACTACTGCCCGAATCGAAGATATCGAACTACTATCGATATTGGTTTGGTTTTCGAGATTTACCGTCGAAGAGCGCGTTTTCGCTCACTATCTCGGCTGCGTTCGAGCGACCGCCGTCCGCCGAGGACACCGATAGTTGGTAACCGCCCTTACTCGGTACCGGTCTCGAACTGATGACGGTCGTCGTGGCTCTGTGCGATCGGGGTCCCGATCGCTCGTCCGGACCGGAACATCGAAGACCCAGGCGACATCCGGTTGCGGTATGCTCGGTCCAGCAGTCGTCGGCGGTGGCGTCCTCGTCGCCCTCGTGATCGGATCGTGGGTGTTCAAACGCGCTCGCGGCGGCTCCGCGGACGAACGGCAG includes these proteins:
- a CDS encoding PAS domain S-box protein — protein: MGTNSGPNTRIVVVGSDAGTVTERALAERGLTTETVRTTDACLDRLSSADGVVIEGPLPDADLVDCCRAIRDRRSAVPIVVFPRDGSERLAGAVVAAGADGYVPRSQGVETLIERLDELLADRSVPGGRSADATAIDAAPPASADATADRLESLIEQSPLAVIEWTLEYEVRDWNPAATELFGYTAEEAIGESAVGLIVPESDRDTVRELRERIADGELDSGSFYRIDPNVREDGTTVTCEWLNTPLVDEEGEVVSILSFARDVTAERKRANALEALQQTTRELLRAESADEIADIVMTATEDVIDRALGAIRFADEDGETLELVGVTSLLDANTDDIPSIGPDDTVLWDAYTDGEPIVVENAAADWVPYEIDVDVGDAVLQPLGDHGVLAVASVGTDEFDDADMHLIRVLATTAEAALDRAARERELERTKTVVETVGDCVYRLDRDGRFVTVNDGMKDETGYDRDELIGEHVSRVLTDESVERGRRHVRELAADDERRIATYEVTLTGADGERIPAEVSTSLLRSDGDVEGTVGIARDIGDRKRMERKLVDRKAKIEGLHTVASRLEGCESRAAIYDVAVEAAEDVLDFDGCFVDGVSGESLVTEAASSDLEIDRGERRPIDKGIAGRSYRTQRPYRVDEIDSDDGITLPIDDCRSVLSVPIGDHGVFQAVSAEPNAFTAADEELTALLLSHVTDALDRIAFAERLRAERDRFAALFENVPDAVVSVTGLEKDPIIEEVNPAFERIFGSDEVELVGKPVDQIIVPPDSRANAETLNRRGSCGEIGEAEVKRQTADGLRDFRLRVVPIETDGSSDRAFALYTDITAQKQRQKRLEILNRVLRHDLRNGMNIIDGCAEMLADVVDDANGEYVETIHDRATELIGLAEKTRAVERVLDRETVETGPTDLSEAVEGAVDRLESAHPDVEVTCSLPDRVFARADEYLQTAVFQVLENAVEHNDRSRPTIDVAVSDRPDDQVLSLSIADDGPGIPPEEQELLEGEREITQLRHASGLGLWLVNWVVTQAGGRLSFRDNEPRGTVVTLEIPRADAEAIGPASDEPATGD
- the tgtA gene encoding tRNA guanosine(15) transglycosylase TgtA; the encoded protein is MRESFEVRDTDAGGRIGELTVPRAETTVETPALLPVINPNLDTISPRRLADEFGAEILITNSYIIHGDDDLRERALADGLHELLDFPGAIMTDSGSFQLSEYGSIDVTTEEILTFQREIGSDIATPIDIPTPPDVSRERAESDLETTQERLAVAEAADTGEMLVSAPVQGSTYPELRERAGRHADGTDLDVFPVGAVVPLMNEYRYDDMIDVVAAAKRGLGADAPVHLFGAGHPMMFALAVAMGCDLFDSAAYALYARDDRYLTVRGTRALDDLEYLPCSCAVCTDHSPDELRALPDGERESELAAHNLHVTFAEIRRIKQAIRAGDLLELVEQRARAHPTMLDGYRTLLDHAAQLERSDPVSKGSFFYTSHESARRPEVVRHHQRLERLSVPDSLLLTEGNAPRSDEFDDSWRIEPPFGPFPRALSKSYPLTAEVPERTDRAAREAAADGVARLVATNPDTAFTLAHEGWPVAVLERVPDDVALVNLTAN
- a CDS encoding HalOD1 output domain-containing protein — translated: MNSSFSGSFGDGVHESVSVAVVTAVATHGDADPTELPPLYEWIDPDALDALFAPTRSGGPRSGRLEFTYDGHAVAVDCTDGVSISVDGSPVAEAISAGLEQATRTDA
- a CDS encoding archaeosine biosynthesis radical SAM protein RaSEA; amino-acid sequence: MSKPTPEVYEQGKGMDAHNQAMREIRSRKEASYDPHEPTRVWLDEDNTPDGVKTSLTIILNTGGCRWARAGGCTMCGYVAESVDGGSVSHDALMDQIDVCLAHEADNADDPADLIKIYTSGSFLDEREVGAESRRAIADTFADRDRIVVESLPDFVDREKIGDFTGHGLDTDVAIGLETATDRVRHDCVNKYFDFADFEDACAEAAAADADAGSDAKAGIKAYLLMKPPFLTESEAVDDMISSVERCADVAGCHTVSMNPCNVQRYTMVDDLYFEDGYRPPWLWSVAHVLEETADVDAIVVSDPVGHGSDRGPHNCQECDDRVQKAIKDFDLRQDPSVFEQVSCECELTWETIIERERSFNQPLTR